One Streptomyces sp. CNQ-509 DNA window includes the following coding sequences:
- a CDS encoding AraC family transcriptional regulator, which translates to MGSRTARASGDADREWARHWRCTSLPGLDLLRARYVGHTFPTHSHDGYVFGAVTAGVEAVGMPDGTLLAGPGTVVMINPEVPHTARAGAAEGWSYATLYPTSGLVAEVAAEVTAIGGTAGFGETMVDDPGGARLITEVHRAAEEDNPLAADSVLRVVLARLLRRHGARLPGRVVASAGARTAARARAVLYERMAAPPTLEALAAELGTSPFALLRAFKEAYGTPPHRWLTDARVRRARRLLDEGLRPSEAAVTVGFTDQPHLNRHFTRIVGVPPGAYQRERAG; encoded by the coding sequence ATGGGGTCGCGTACGGCGCGGGCGTCGGGCGACGCCGATCGCGAGTGGGCCCGGCACTGGCGCTGCACCAGCCTGCCCGGCCTCGACCTGCTGCGCGCCCGCTACGTCGGGCACACCTTCCCCACCCACTCCCACGACGGCTACGTCTTCGGCGCCGTCACCGCCGGGGTGGAGGCCGTCGGCATGCCGGACGGCACGCTCCTCGCCGGCCCCGGCACCGTCGTCATGATCAACCCCGAGGTGCCGCACACGGCCCGCGCGGGCGCCGCGGAGGGCTGGTCGTACGCGACGCTCTACCCGACCTCGGGCCTGGTCGCCGAGGTGGCGGCCGAGGTCACCGCCATCGGGGGCACCGCGGGCTTCGGCGAGACCATGGTCGACGACCCCGGCGGCGCCCGCCTCATCACCGAGGTGCACCGGGCCGCGGAGGAGGACAACCCGCTGGCCGCCGACAGCGTGCTGCGCGTCGTGCTGGCCCGCCTGCTGCGCCGTCACGGCGCGCGGCTCCCGGGGCGCGTGGTGGCGTCCGCGGGCGCGCGGACCGCTGCGCGGGCGCGGGCGGTGCTGTACGAGCGGATGGCGGCGCCGCCGACGCTGGAGGCGCTGGCGGCGGAGCTGGGCACGTCACCGTTCGCGCTGCTGCGCGCCTTCAAGGAGGCGTACGGCACGCCGCCGCACCGCTGGCTGACCGACGCCCGGGTACGGCGCGCGCGGCGGCTGCTGGACGAGGGGCTGCGGCCGTCGGAGGCGGCGGTGACCGTGGGGTTCACCGACCAGCCGCATCTGAACCGGCACTTCACCCGCATCGTGGGCGTGCCCCCGGGGGCGTACCAGCGGGAGCGGGCGGGCTGA